In Dermacentor variabilis isolate Ectoservices chromosome 10, ASM5094787v1, whole genome shotgun sequence, the genomic window ACAGCCTCCTGTCACGACCTGACATTGATGCCATCTTTAAAACGTGAGGCTTACTCCCTTGTCCTACACAGTTAATTTGTTGATAGCTGCTATAACTTTCACCAGAAATTTTAAGCCGGATAGGAGGTAATCGCAGTGAACATAATACTTCTGAACAAAACATGGAGCATTGCAACTTGCAACACGACAGGTCACAAAATGAGTTACAACAAAGGCAGTATAAAATTAAGAGTTTCTGAAGATATTATTTTAATGCCTGTGAAATCTGTATTTCTGATAAGTGAAAACTGGCATTCGCTCCAATTTCTATTTCAATCAAGGTATGCCGGCCACAGCATGAATGTGATGGGTCCTGACCAGCTGCAGAAGTTCCTAACCCAGGAACAGAAGGTGCGATGAGATATGTCACTATTACAGTGCTTGTATAATGTGTAATGAATTTTTGCAAGTTTAGTTTACTCTCTGGTTAGATTAATGTGTCCTTGGCCGACTGCAAGAGGATCATTGAAAACTATGAAGTAGACAAGCACAAGCCCCAAGGCTATCTTGGAATTTCAGGTATACTGCATTTATTATTTTGCGGGTTTCTTTGTACataaaaattctggggttttacatgccagaaccatgatctgaaTATGAAGCAAGCCAAATTGGGGAACacagaattaattttgaccacccgcggttcgtaaatgtgcatttaaattaataggtacacgagcgtttttgtattttgcccccatcgaaatgtagtTACAGTGGCTGGGATTAAACAATgaacctcaagctcagcagcacaacaccataaccATTGAGCTACCATGGCGAGTTCCTTTGGATGTATGTGTAGAAAGCACACAAGCGAGCAGTCATTTAAGGGTTAAACAACGAACAATACATTGTGCAGGTTGTAACATACAAGTTTTAAGATGTAAGACATTACAATGGTAAGCTTAGGATGAAATCTTTGGTAACTTTGATGAAGCACTGCTTCGAAAGAAAATTAGAGTAAAAGgaaagtttcctttttttttttttttggtgcacaGGTTTTCGTGAGATGCTTCTTTCAGAAGAACATGACATATTTGACACCAAGCACCGAAAGGTTTGCCAGGATATGAACCAACCACTGAACCACTACTACATAGCATCGTCCCACAACACGTAAGGAGCTCGTTGTGTCACCCTATTTTTCTGCCAGACATCGGTAGTGAAATGGGCGCCATTTGCAATGGACATTCTTTTTCTGAGCTTCAGACCAATGCTTGACATCACTCAGAGATCATCTGGTTCTCTATGAAAGGTTTTCAGGTCTCAAGAAAATTGACTGGCTTACATTCAAAGCAATCAATGGACAAATCTTCAACCTTTAGGTGGCATGGGAACTTCTATAAGGCATTAACACCTTGTGTGCAATACTTATAATTGCATTTCTTCGACACGTTATAGCATTGTTGCGCTTCCACATACATAGAAACTACGGAATTGCAAAGTAGGCTAGCTGTAGTCATCGAGTAGGCACACACGGTGAGTTGTTGAACAAGCTTGCCAGCAGTCGCTTCTATGCCACTGAACTGTCTGATGAGTTGATTGATTTGATTATTGTGATTGGAAATCCTATCAAAATGTCAGTACGTAAGAATTATGTCACCCGGTTCTCCACAACGTTAACTTGTTACATGAATGAAAAGATGATGTGAGCTGAAGTGAATCCTTGCAGCTAATAATCACTACCATAGTCAGTCTGAGATTGAGACCAAAATTAGTAGTATTCCAGCACACACATACAGCCACTTTCCACAACAAAAAGAGAAATAGAGGTGCAGCACATTTTTGCAATTCTACACAAATACTACTTTCATCTTCACAGGAAATCAGTCTCTAGGTGCTCTGTGATGTCATGTTCCCGAATTTCACTGTTTTTACCACATACCAGTCTTTTTCTGGATTAGTATTTACTGCAGAAGCTGTACAGTCTAGTATTTCTATTCATAAATCTGTGCATCAAATAACAGCGAGTATACCTCCCCTTTTGCCTATCTATAATATGCAGGTATTTAGTTCAGGGACAGCTTGTTGGCAGCAGTAGCGTCGAGGGCTACATCAGGGCACTGAAGAAAGGATGCCGCTGCCTGGAGCGTGAGTTCTGCCCTTTTGTCTTGCTCAGTTCTAAGAATCATCTACTTTCCTCACGCTTTGTTACCTATGCAGCTGTAATGCCGTTCGACATAACGTCCCTTCTAAAGAAATGGTCTTGTAGCACAAAATAGGCAGTAGCTTTCTTTACAGCCTTATTTAACGTAAGTTCCAGAGAAAATCAACCATGAAGCAGAAGCTAAGTTCTCATTTAGCTAAGGAATTTAGGACACTTGGCGAAACAGTTTTAATGTTAGCAAGGGCAAAAAGTGCAGCTGCAGTAGCAAGACTTTGGCCTGCCACTCCATGCTGGAATAAAAGGAAAATTTTTTTGCCACCTGCAGGCTATAAACCAGTGTAAGTGGTACGCAGCCACATTGTTCAAGAAAATCATAATGGAACTTGCAGTGCAAATTTGTTCCAAGCCACTGGCAGCAAGTAAACATTGGCCATAACAAAAATGTGACGAGTAACCAGAAAGTAGAGCTGCAATTTAGTTTGGGGATGACCGCACATGCAATTTTGGAGCAGGAAGAAACTACATTTCTTTCCAAACAGGTACACAATCTGAACTGTTTCTTTACTTAAGCATTCACACATTAAGGCATGCGTTTGCAAATGCAGAGTTCACACTGTTTAAGTGATTGCTGATCCTGTGCTCTGTAAACTTTTCGTTGCGAATTCACAGACATGCTACTACTGTACTTTCAAATAAACTTTTTATTCTGTAATCTGCTCAAAAAGACTTGGTCCCTTCCTGGAGCATGCATGGTTGTTTTGGTGTCTTCCTGATGCCTTCCTGAGCATGCATCGTTTATTTCCTGTTTCATTTGTGGGTCCATCAAGGTTGTGGTACACTTCAAATCGTTTGAGAACTGAACGTCTTTATCTTTGAGCTTGCTGGATGATTATTAGCAGGTAACAAGAATAGGGACACCAACACAGAAGGCACATATGACAGTGTCGTCTGGCACCTTAATGCTTATTAATTGCTTCAACAACAGGAAAGCAATTTGCTTGGAATACACATATTAATCCCCTTTTCATGCAATCTGTTCATGCCATTGTGCATTCTGTGTTGTGCATGAAAGCGATTAATAGATGTTCAGGTACTAGTTGGCACAGTGTCGTGCATCTTTTCTGGGGAATTTACGGAAgtgaagatcttgggagcctggcctcacagttcattagtccagaaagcagttcgagcgctttttcactactcgaaggcaacagacttgagtgcctgactatagacatcctacacctaagttctctctctctctttcactccccatttccctccccacgtgtagggtagcaaactggactcagtctggttaacctccctgtctttccttcttcccttcccccctctctctctatgcgTGACAGCGTTCCAAGCAAAGGGTGGTGCCCACTGGCTTGGCACTGTGCCAGGTTTGCAGTCACTTGTAGACACCAATGTGTCCTGTGCAGAGTCATGCGAAATGTTGTGAAAGTATGCGACTATATCTCTTATAGTGATCAACCAAGAATAGACTGCTCCTAGTGCATGCATCTTTTCTTTCTGCTGAACACCATTCTTGAATTCACTGTCGATTTTTTATTCCTCGCGGCACATGTTTAACATGCTAATCGCTGCTCTGATTGCATGTTTCTAGTCGACGTCTGGGATGGGCCTGACAATGACCCCATTGTTTACCATGGTTACACTCTCACGACCAAGATACTCTTCCGTGATGTCCTTGAGTCGGTAAAGCAGTATGCCTTCAAAGAGTCACAGTAAGTTGAATGTTTAAGCCATCAATAGTTCTGTTCAATAATGTCAATATGCTGGAATTCAGCAATGAGCCTTATCAGACAAAACTCGTGAGATGTCAACCACTTGTGCAGGTACCCTGTGATCTTGTCTCTCGAGAACCACTGCACTCTTGAGCAGCAGAAAGTGATGGCCAAACACCTAGTCGAAATGCTGGGTCGTACGTTATTTCATACATATTCTATCATTTTATACCTAAACATTCTGGTGTGACTATTGTGTACTGTTTAAACATTATTACGCTTAGCTGTCTTGTGAGTGGAAATAAATGGCAGTAATACGCGCATAAGGACTCCAGCTTTGAAAGCTAAAGTAAACCTTCACGTTTTGCGTTTCTCATCAAGGAGGCTGCATTGTAATGGGGATAGAATGGAAGAAGGCTGATATGCTTAGATCAAAAGTCATCCACGGCTCTCCTCAAATAGTGTCACCCATCTTTTTTCTTGTGCAGGTTTTCGATATCAAATGTCAGTAACGTCTCACCAAACTGCAGCTACAAAAGTGTTCCTTGTTGTTAATTGCTGGAAGATTGTTTCCTTATTCTAATAAAAATAACATGGTGATGCGTATTCTCTGCCACCTGTTGTCAGAGACTTTGATGGTTTGGAACTTTAGAAGGCATAACATTGGCTGCCTGAAGCCAAGCATATGGTTGTCTTGCAGAAAGTTCTTATTTTTGTGCATACTTTTTTTTAGCAAAACATGACTTAAAAGCTTTCGCTTCTATTACGTTGCAGCTTTATTGCACAAGAAGCAGATCGATGAAAGAGAAACGACAATGCCACCACCTTCAGCACTGCTGAATAAAATCCTCATTAAGGTAATGCATCCTTGCGAGTAGTTGGCCACCTCAGAGTGCATGCCtctcattttcttgtttttaagtTATTGGCCGGGGTGTGTAGTCAGAATTAGCATAAACTGTTAGTCTGGTGCACATGCATAAAGTCTCTATATGCTTGCCTGCAGATGACTTCCAAGTGTGCGAGTGTGGTGCTGCTATGTAATTACACGGCAGAGACATCAGTTACAACCTCATAGCAATGACATAATGGTGTCATTTGGTTAACTAGTTCAGATTTGCGGACACATTTGTGACTCATTTGCAGACACAGTATGACACGTTCATGTTTGACAGAGCATCACTAAattttatatacatatatttatCAGACATATTTTGCATAGCTGTTCTAATAATGCACTCTTTTGTTCAATAAGCATATCTTGCAGACAAAAACATAATATTCTCGATGAGACAGACGCCTAGTGTCTGCAGTCGGCTGCTATGTGCAATATCTACACAGTGTCAATTGTGGCTAATGCCTCTTGTGCAACGCAATATAAAATTATTTAATTATAACAGCCACCTCCATGAGTACTTAATTATATATTAAGTTTTTATGCAGGACAGCTAAACTAATTGTGTTAATTAGCATTCTTCCTTAAATCTCGCAACTCTGTTGTTTAAATGGAAAACAACACCAAGTGAACTCATCAGAACAGCATTACGAACTCAGATCTTTCATTCCTATTCTTCGTGATCAAGCAATAAATGTGCCTATGTGCGTGTGTGCCTttatgcatccatgttttctgtctgtttgaaccagttcttaAATATAAATAAAGATAATAGATTTATGtccctatatatatacatataaagtCACTTTGATATCTCTAAAGCAAACACCTTAATTGTTGGAAAACCATAGGTGTCACGTTGGAACTCACCAAAACTGTGGAAAGCGCCAAAATAAGCTCTTGTGCACTTAAAAAAATAGCTATTCATAATCCAATGTTCCAGCACTGGCCATTGTTGTAAGAAGTGAAGTTAATCTGCGCATgtgttcacataaaaaaaaatcaagatgtAAAGCTCTATCACCACAGTATGCCCGACTCTTACAAATAATATTTTGTTATAACTTAAGACATTCCCTGTATTCATGACTACACTGTGCTTCCTAGCAATGTCCAGTGTGTCATGAAATCCAGACTGTGTGTTCTTCTGTCGTGACATTTGTTACAGTTCTTGTGTTGTGACTTTGTGGTCTATGTACTCCGTCGCAGTGTTGCTTATGTCGTGTCCCATGTCTCTTGCTTCTTTCAGGGCAAGAAGTTAAACAAAGACCTCTCCTTGGATCAGGATGAGGATAGCGAGGATGAGAGCACTGCTGCCAAAGTAAATAAGGCACCATTCCTTTTTAGCAGTCACATAAATGTGCCCGCTTTCATGAGGCACTTGTTAAACTCTAGTGCCCGTTTTTAGTGTCCACTAGCAGAAATAACTAAGTATTTTAGCCATTCAATTATCTTTATGCAAATATAGTTAATGTACATACAATTAACCAGTGCCTCTTGAAAACAACTGATTATTGAAAAGCTTGTAGATGTTTCTGTATCCAATATTCAAATGGAACGCTTGATGTGCTTTTGACCACTTTCCTATTCATTCGTTATGCTTCCTGTATGTTTCGCTATATTTGCATGCTTGCACTGATCCTCCATTTGTGAGTTCAGGTCAGTCATTCATATAATACTCCAGGAACTGAGACAGAAACAAGTTCCTAACTCACATCGGCAGGTTTTCATGTGGGTCTGTCACAGCTGCTTAGTGTGACATTGCAAAACTGTCTCCCTGTTGTGCTTTGTTTTACTGAATGACAGTTGAGtgtgtccttttcttcttttcctttgctTCAATGGTTAGCTCAACCACAAAAGTGTCTTGGCTGAAGAGCTCTCGGACTGCGTCAACTATTGCAAGGCAACACATTTCAAGTCATTCGAAGAGGCTGAGAAATGTGAGTAAAAGTGAACTCTTATGCTCAACCACCATCATACCGTATTAATGCAAAATTGTCGACCCACAAGTATGAGCACTACTTGATCCCTTTTCTATTAACTAATGTATTTCAGAAAAATGTATTCTCTCTATTGTGAACATGGTTTGATTCTACAGATCCTACCATTGTCCTAGAATGCGAGAcctggagagaaaaaaagagtacTTAATTTTGGTATAACAACATTACATCGAAAAGCACAAATTAACACTTCATGCATGCATCAGATCCCATCCATGCTGGTGTTTCCCCTCCTATGGTTTCATCCTATCAGATCAAAGCCTACAAATTTTTTTCCCCTAAGCATGAATTTGGGTCCCACTTTAATGAGCAAGCAAAATGGGGTCACTGAAAATGATAACAGCTGATTTAAAGGCATTACATAGTTGACGTCATCGAGATGCCTTCCTGACCGGACTTTCATCAGTGAGTGTTGAGCTGCCATTAGAAATATAATGGCAGATTGTTGAACAGAGCACAGTACAGATATCAGTCCTTGATAGTCAAATGACTGGAATTTTATTTTCTCACCTTCGCCCATGGAAATAATATCTTAATTCCGTCTCCAGATTAGGAGCTGTGCTATATGCTAAAAAGCATGCACTACATATATGTGACTACCCCCACCACGTGGAAAATCTACAGAGGCTGACTTATGCTTGTGCCTGCCTCAACAGCAAAATGTTGTCAGAGTATGTTGTATTGGGCCCTTGGCCTAGCTGCAGGCCATGAAGGCCTTACTTAATGTGTTAAAAAAGTGTAGGCTTGGACTCTAGACTATGGATAGGTTTGCCCGCTGCATGTTTTGCCTCATGCCTCTGTCATCATTGTTGCTCACcttattcctttttttccctctcccTTTTCACCCAGCACAGTAATGTCCCTCAGGGCAAGCTCTCTGCCTTCTCGTTCAACTTTTATGTCTCTCCCAATTCACATGCATTTCGTTTTGCTAATTTACCATGCGTGTATTTAATCGTTTCAGGGCACTTCAATGAAATGGCCTCCTTCAGCGAAGTGAAGGCCAGCAAGATCTCATCGACTCCAGAGGGTGCCCAGAGTTTAATTCGCCACAACAGCAAGCACCTGTCCAGGATATATCCCAAGGGAACCAGGACAGACTCGAGCAACTACGACCCTGTGAAATTCTGGAACGTTGGCTGCCAGATTGGTGTGTCTGTCGGCTGAAACTTTCTTGCACTCAAGTAAATGACTATATCAAAACAAAAAGGGATCACTGATCAATTCCAACTTCCACAATTTGAGATATTGCTGCTGACTCTACTGCTAGGTACTATGAAGGCTGTTAGTATTGATACCCACAGTGTGGCCCTTTAGTATTGATCCCAAGGCACGAAGACTATAAAACTATGTCCACGAATCATCCTATTCTTCACTTGTGTGCACAACGCTGCCTTAGTCTTTCATTAAGAATAACCTCGGTGCACCCTGATTCAATCGTGGAATCTTACAACCGACTACATAATCTTTAGAAAATGCACTTTCAGAAACTCAGCACTGTGTGTTTGGATGCCTTCATTTTGCCTTTGACTGTCTTCTGTTCCTCAGTGGCGCTGAACTACCAGAGCTGGGACCAGAAGATGTTCTTGAATGAAGCGAAATTTTCCCTGAATGGCCACTGCGGCTATGTGCTGATGCCAGAGTTCCTCCGCAAAGGAAACTTCAGGATGGATTCTCCTGACCCATCTCTCAAAAAGACACTCGTTCTGAGGGTAAGAAAAAGAGAAGCCTATGAACAatccttctttaaaaaaaaaatttcaaggcGTGCACCTCCAAGACAGAAGTTGCTTTGCTTATTTGGCCTTAGCTTTTTCATCACTATATTTTAGACCATAATAAAAAGTCTCAGTTGCATTTTTTGCAGTGCACATGCAAGCAATCACTCATCATGAATCGCAAGGCAGAATCTACAAATGCAAAGGATGTACACAACTGCAAACATTGTGAACAGGCCTGCATCAGATGTTGGGACATCTGCAACACCACTAACTTGACCAGTTAACAGTCTGTATGACATCATTCCAGCTCCAGAACCACCGCCGACAGCAATGCAAGGACTCAAGATGTACATGGCACCTTACGACTCACGCGACCCTGGCTGCTGTGAACCACACATACAGAATGCAGAATCTGTGCAGTATAGCATGTGTAGTACTCTGTCACATATATTAATTGGACACTTCTGACTGTACCTGAGACAGCACACAAGGGAAAACACCCAGTTTTACCAGAACCTTGCTACATCAATTTTGCACCACACTGTCTCATCTGATTTGTGCACCACACCACACCATTCAGACTAGTTAAAACACATGGTAACAGAGAAATTACTTTCCTCAGCCATGTACTGCACCGATtatgatgacatttgttgcattaaaaagaaaggctaTGATCTAGCGGCCATAAGAAACATATTTCTTCAGTTcgccaatgtaaaaaaaaaacattctgaaaAATTGCAAAATTTCAGATAACTCAAGTCTGTATTACATTTACAACTCAGCAGGGAGAAGCACTATCACAATTATCTGATCTGCACTAAATAGTCTAAAGGAGAGGAAATTGATGTGTTATCCACTGCTCttaaatataccactaatttgtgactAGGACTTCTGCAATACCCTCataaacattgcaacaatttcatgtcAGCTGCAATTTCATACATCAGATTTGCCTTTACACGCTCTAATgaatgcaattcacagaactgcaatatctgtttttggtgcagagtcaCAGATGTGTAAAATGAAGAAGCTATCGGCTCAGggccacggcatcctggactaggccTGCCGCCCACTTCGGGCGATTATGTCGTCGGCTCACTTTCATAAAGTCTATTCGTCCCCTTTATCGATTTTCTGGAATTTTGTAAAACATTCCaggccctaaatctaaattctGCTTCATAGAGTcaatagaatttaactttctttctcgaTTGTAACAAATTTCTTTCAAATTGCTTTGCTGGTCTTCTCATAAAAGTATTCCTGAACTTTAAATGTCTTTGAATAGCGAAATCGGAGTTTGCGCCGAGCTAGAGCGTGCTCTTAAGATTGGATTAATTGGGTGCATATTGCCAGAGCACGCATCAGCTGCTCTTGAAATTATGTTTATGCAATATCCAACATGCCAAATATGAATGAAATGCTTTTCTTTTAAACAAGGCATTCAATTCAGATATCTATTTAGTGAATTAGAATTATTGAAATGGGAGAGTATACATGGGGCTACAGTGGTTATTGGAGCCTGCATACCGTGAAAAAGCATCCATGCATAATACACATGTAAATATTATAGAAAAAAGTAACTGACTGCAATTACAATTACTTCGTTAAAATTTAATTGATTACAGGGACCAATTACTGCCCCACAAAAGTAGCTAACTACAAATGGTAATCAAATTACTACTATGCCTCATTAAcatttattcatcatcatcagcagcagcagcaaattttTATGCCCACTGCCAGGACAAAGGCCTTTCCCGGCAATCTAAAATTACCCCTGTattgtgctagctgattccaacttgcatcTGAAAATTCCCCAATTTTATCACCCTGCCTAATTTACTGCTGCCtgcgactgcgcttcccttccctggcaaccattctgtaactctaatggtccactggttatccaCCTTCGCATTACATGgccctgtccagctccattttttcgccttaatgtcaactaaaatattggctatccttgtttgctctctgatctgcACTGCTCTCTTCGTGTTTCTTAATGTTACATCCATAATTTttcattccattgctctttgcgtggCCTTCAACTTTTTTTGAAGCTGGTTTGTTAATCTACGAGTCCCTGCCTCATATCTTAGTACTGATAAACTGCAgttgttgtacacttttcttttcaacagcagtggtaagctcccagtcatgatttggtatgcctgccatatgcactccaaaaccctttttattattctgtaagttttcttctcatgatGACATTTAATGACATTGCACTAATGCATTAAATAAAACAATGTGGCCTGGCTTTTTCAATGCATCCTCCGTAGCCCCTGTCACGTCGTTTATCTTCACTAGCAAATACTTTTCAATATTTTGGTCAGTCAACTTTTTGTCGTTTTCTTGTTAATAAATGCACCAGCAGTGACACTTATAACTTGCTCAATGTGCATACTGGAGGGATGGGCAGCATTATAATATATGAACACTTTCACACAAGATTGTGGTTACTCAATGCTGTGATACTTGCATCCAATCCTCCACCAATCTCACTGCTTCATTGTTACAAGGGCTTACAGAAAGTGCTTGCGATAGGACCAATTACAACATCAAAGAACTTGTTTGTAGATGATTTTTTGGCATAGACATCTGAAGTGGCCATTGCTGTGGAGCGATGGCAATGCCAGTTCAATTCCTTGGCCAACATCTGGTGGAGTGTTAACATGAGGAAACAACTGATTACTGAATGGCCAGGTTTGCCTGTATAAACATGTGCATCCGTGAGGCAGCCACATGGCATGATTGCAGGCATTTTAATGTAGTTCCCGCCAAATGCAAATGCTCCAAGCTGCTTTGCCTGTTACACCTTGCCTCATCAATAAAGCAAGAGGTTGCATATAATCGACTACAGAACAAAATAATTTGAGCTACAATTAATGTTTCAGAGTAAAAAAagtaattgattacaagtaattataTACTGTTTATTGCACAAAAGTCTGATACATGCAGTCCACTGGGCAGCTACTAATTTCAAACAAAAATATTCAATACTCAATTTTGTATTTGAAGCTCATAGTCTAAATAGCCGAATATCGATAATTCCAACTCAAAGGGGCCCAAAAATTTATTCAAATTAAACAGAGTTCGAAATAAAGGAAGATCATTGAATGGAGGACTTCTGTTCATTGCTGCGCTAGGCGGCGCAGGTACACTGAGCTAGCACGAGTGTCAAGATTTAAAaatgtggcttcacggcagtgcaGCTTGCGCTGCCGCGAAGCCACACTTTAATGCAATAATTTTATTGCTGTGAAGTCGCATCTCAAGGAGAAATTCGCATATAACCCAGTCCCTGACCTCAGTGGTGAATTTTTTGAAATTATGGCGCGGGCAGCGCGTTATACGCGCCATAACATGGTACTTGCAACGGGAGCAGCGGCTGCACCGCTGTGTAGGAATCACTGTAGTGTGAGTTGGCGCACTTCTGAGAGCATGGTTGCCGGTGAGGTATCTGCGAATTAAACGGCCCAAACGTTTTGAACATTGAAATACACATAATTTTGACAGCCCCACAGCGTTAGTTCAAATAAACCGGAagttcgaattaacaaggttctactgtataattATTCTAACCGGTGCCAAAATTTCACTGTTTGAGCACTTAAAGTTTCTCGAGAATTGTCTTCAGTGACCATTGAAACTACCTATATGATGGGCATTACAGAGCAGCAGGGAGCAAGTAAGACAATACCTTCGCATAAAGAGCTTATAGCTATCTTCATCTTCAGACCAGCCAGTGCTTTCACCCCTGCTTTATTATTGGGACAACATCATAGCTGAGGCATGTACTTACGGGAAACAGAAAACAATCAGCGGTAAACTTtgaaattaatatatatatatatatatatatatatatatatatatatatatatatatatatatatatatatatatatatatatatatatatatatatatatatatatggggcacatatttttttttaattgttctcAGTGTCTGCCAATGGTGTCTTTTTGTCATTAGAAACAAACAGAAAATATAATAACATTTAAATAATTGTACAACAAAAGATAAAATGTACACATCTGCACCTGCTTCTCTAATGTTCACACTAGATTCAAATCCATGTCACAGATACTCAGTGGGCAGCAGCTTCCCAAGCCCCTTGAGACCACGGACGGTGAAATTGTGGACCCTTATGTCGTCGTAAAAGTATTTGGACATCCAAGTGACAATCAGAAGGTCAAGACAAGGTTCGTCAGGAACAATGGTGAGTCACTTGGGTCTTCCGATCTTGCATGCCACTGACCCCAACCTGATGCAGCAAAGTAATCAGTCCTTTTTTCACCTGTCGGGGCAGCCTGGGCAGCCTAATGGCTATGGAATTGTGCTGCTGCTGAGCTTGGAAGTCGCAGGCTTGATTCTGGCTGTGGTGGCAGCATTTCAATGAAGGCGAAATGGAAAAATactggtgtacttagatttaagcgcacgttaatgaaccctAGGCAGTCGAGATTAATTCAGAGTCCCCTgacactatggcgtgccttataatcagattgttttggcatgcaaaaccacaaatttcttttattttattattttttattattatttttattgttttgtggtctgtaatttttttctctccgTTTGTGCATACCTTGCAGGCTTCAACCCAACGTGGGAAGAAAAATTTGAGCTGCCATTGCACGTCCCCGAGCTGGCCATCTTGGTGTTCACGGTCAAAGATGAGAGCCGTACGGGCAAGAACATGAAGCTGGCCAAGTTTGCAATCCCCCTGGATGCAGTACGGGAGGGTTATCGGCATGTGCGGCTCTGCAACAACGCTTTCATCTCCCTGGTGCCGGCGAGCATATTTGTGCACGTCAGCTTCCGCAAGCCCTGATTGCACACATCATGAACTGCCACTGAGAAGTGCATATCTCTCAGGGCACTTTTCGCGCTTTCCAAGCCTTGCCATTTAAAGTGTGCCTCATTATGACTCCATTATGCAACTGCCTATGTGTTTGTGTTGCAGGTGGTAGTGTGGCTTTTCTTCTGTGCTAACCAACATTTGCCACATAGCcggttgcatttctttttttttttttttaatatggttTGATAATTCACTCATTTGTTCACCGATATGCTGCCTTTTACAAATGA contains:
- the LOC142560071 gene encoding 1-phosphatidylinositol 4,5-bisphosphate phosphodiesterase delta-1-like isoform X3 — encoded protein: MFSWFFEGRPELEAESAAIEDVLQCLSRGMRLYKVRSAKKTYRRCYQLLLESMHLVYRNSRKPSFFARKPYVDIFEVEEVRKGWKTDVFNDVERKYRRGARSRYLPFGGADMSEDRCFSLILSPKHETLDLVARTPNECDLWVRGLRHLVANCKNTRRDQEYVRWLRDQFQKADVNKSGALNFQECQGLLRQLNITMDKRHCRALFNAANFKKHKVSGEDVLDRDEFISFYHSLLSRPDIDAIFKTYAGHSMNVMGPDQLQKFLTQEQKINVSLADCKRIIENYEVDKHKPQGYLGISGFREMLLSEEHDIFDTKHRKVCQDMNQPLNHYYIASSHNTYLVQGQLVGSSSVEGYIRALKKGCRCLELDVWDGPDNDPIVYHGYTLTTKILFRDVLESVKQYAFKESQYPVILSLENHCTLEQQKVMAKHLVEMLGPLLHKKQIDERETTMPPPSALLNKILIKGKKLNKDLSLDQDEDSEDESTAAKLNHKSVLAEELSDCVNYCKATHFKSFEEAEKWHFNEMASFSEVKASKISSTPEGAQSLIRHNSKHLSRIYPKGTRTDSSNYDPVKFWNVGCQIVALNYQSWDQKMFLNEAKFSLNGHCGYVLMPEFLRKGNFRMDSPDPSLKKTLVLRILSGQQLPKPLETTDGEIVDPYVVVKVFGHPSDNQKVKTRFVRNNGFNPTWEEKFELPLHVPELAILVFTVKDESRTGKNMKLAKFAIPLDAVREGYRHVRLCNNAFISLVPASIFVHVSFRKP